A stretch of Myxococcus hansupus DNA encodes these proteins:
- a CDS encoding type I restriction enzyme HsdR N-terminal domain-containing protein: MRCPWGHDDGGRPGARSLARMDFAIFDQTGTKPLIVIETKPLGTDLKARAQQLARYLSQLPELHFGIITDGCHYLFFGDLDNPNVMDPEPFFTFSLEDTKADWAKVAKFLSKFSRDAFNATTLITDAENSRYRQGMIDKLAAALKAPGEHEAFLKWLTEDIYKGKRTTAVMERLADVAKEAIEPTLLRVMGDDFLNKLKERIQRLNEGAEPVAAQEGANVVKPESAKPFEAESRAQADEKGRPAVETTETELEFYRAVRDICVKNGYVADDILFRDTANYFNVSYKRPTKWFARFFGNGKRKSIVTWVPVEDARAVAAGFEVEASPAALGTSRVYIESVPQVWALKALLTRSLELSKTAREDSPAADAAAQDETKPALKVVTSG, encoded by the coding sequence ATGCGGTGCCCCTGGGGGCACGATGACGGCGGTCGGCCGGGCGCGCGGTCCTTGGCGCGGATGGACTTCGCCATCTTCGACCAGACGGGCACCAAGCCGCTCATCGTCATCGAGACGAAGCCCCTGGGCACCGACCTCAAGGCCCGGGCTCAGCAATTGGCGCGCTACCTGTCCCAGCTCCCGGAGCTCCACTTCGGCATCATCACGGACGGGTGCCACTACCTGTTCTTCGGGGACCTGGACAATCCGAACGTCATGGACCCGGAGCCCTTCTTCACCTTCTCGTTGGAGGACACGAAGGCGGACTGGGCGAAGGTGGCGAAGTTCCTGTCCAAGTTCAGCCGCGATGCCTTCAACGCGACGACGCTGATTACAGACGCGGAGAACAGCCGCTACCGGCAGGGGATGATCGACAAGCTGGCGGCGGCCTTGAAGGCACCCGGCGAGCACGAGGCCTTCCTCAAGTGGCTCACGGAGGACATCTACAAGGGGAAGCGGACCACCGCGGTCATGGAGCGGCTCGCGGACGTCGCGAAGGAGGCCATCGAGCCGACGCTGCTCCGGGTGATGGGCGATGACTTCCTGAACAAGCTCAAGGAGCGCATCCAGCGGCTCAACGAGGGCGCGGAGCCGGTGGCCGCGCAGGAGGGCGCCAACGTCGTGAAGCCGGAGTCGGCCAAGCCCTTCGAGGCGGAGTCCCGCGCGCAGGCGGATGAGAAGGGCCGTCCCGCCGTGGAGACCACCGAAACGGAGCTGGAGTTCTACCGCGCGGTCCGGGACATCTGCGTCAAGAACGGCTACGTCGCCGACGACATCCTCTTCCGGGACACGGCCAACTATTTCAACGTGTCGTACAAGCGGCCCACGAAGTGGTTCGCCCGGTTCTTCGGCAACGGGAAGCGCAAGAGCATCGTGACCTGGGTCCCGGTGGAGGATGCGCGGGCCGTCGCCGCGGGCTTCGAGGTGGAGGCGTCGCCCGCGGCCCTGGGGACCAGCCGCGTCTACATCGAGTCGGTGCCCCAGGTCTGGGCGCTGAAGGCGCTGCTGACCCGCAGCCTGGAGCTGTCGAAGACGGCGCGGGAGGACTCCCCGGCGGCGGACGCCGCGGCGCAGGACGAGACGAAGCCCGCGTTGAAGGTCGTCACCAGCGGGTGA
- a CDS encoding helix-turn-helix domain-containing protein — protein MIGPLLKEWRTLRGKSQLALALEAQVSARHLSFLESGRSGASQDMVLRLAEALGLGLRDRNALLVAAGFAPQFGERGWNSAELSEVRRAAGLILASHEPYPAIVVDGTYTVLDANSGALALMGHPREALGQVNLMDLVFVPGPVREAIGNWEEVARYLLHRLREGTRLRGPRSPVAAVLARVLAQPGVEALTSLRPANAGSVLVPLTFTRDGTTTRWYTTLTSFGAPQDALVEEITIEQFHPM, from the coding sequence ATGATTGGACCGCTGCTCAAGGAGTGGAGAACCCTGCGTGGCAAGAGCCAGTTGGCGCTCGCGCTGGAGGCACAGGTGTCGGCACGCCACCTGTCGTTCCTGGAGTCGGGCCGCTCCGGCGCCAGCCAGGACATGGTCCTGCGGTTGGCGGAGGCGCTGGGCCTGGGGCTGCGGGACCGCAACGCCCTGCTGGTGGCGGCGGGCTTCGCACCGCAGTTCGGCGAGCGGGGCTGGAACAGCGCGGAGCTGTCGGAGGTCCGCCGGGCGGCCGGTCTCATCCTCGCTTCGCATGAGCCCTACCCCGCCATCGTGGTGGATGGCACCTACACCGTGCTCGACGCGAACTCCGGAGCGCTCGCGTTGATGGGACATCCGCGCGAGGCCCTGGGGCAGGTCAACCTGATGGACCTCGTCTTCGTGCCCGGGCCCGTGCGCGAAGCCATTGGCAACTGGGAAGAGGTCGCGAGGTATCTGCTTCACCGGTTGCGAGAGGGCACGCGGCTGAGGGGCCCTCGGTCCCCCGTGGCGGCCGTGCTTGCGCGCGTGCTCGCCCAGCCAGGCGTCGAGGCGTTGACCTCACTGCGGCCCGCCAACGCGGGCTCCGTGCTGGTGCCGCTGACCTTCACCCGCGATGGGACGACGACGCGCTGGTACACAACGCTCACCAGCTTCGGCGCGCCCCAGGATGCCCTGGTGGAGGAAATCACCATCGAGCAGTTCCATCCGATGTGA
- a CDS encoding VOC family protein, with product MFGNTQAFSGFAVKDVVAAQKFYGETLGLKTDVSDGMLTLHLAGGRDVLVYPKDNHTPATYTILNFPVDDIEKSVDELGRRGVRFERYDGFDADAKGIVRSDMGPPIAWFTDPSGNVLSVLQTK from the coding sequence ATGTTTGGCAACACGCAGGCGTTCAGCGGTTTCGCGGTGAAGGACGTGGTGGCGGCCCAGAAGTTCTACGGCGAGACGCTGGGCCTGAAGACAGACGTGTCGGACGGCATGCTGACGCTGCACCTCGCGGGTGGCCGGGACGTCCTCGTCTATCCCAAGGACAACCACACGCCCGCGACGTACACGATTCTCAACTTCCCCGTGGACGACATCGAGAAGTCCGTGGACGAACTGGGCCGCCGGGGCGTGCGCTTCGAGCGTTATGACGGCTTCGACGCGGACGCGAAGGGCATTGTCCGGAGCGACATGGGGCCGCCCATCGCCTGGTTCACGGACCCCTCGGGGAACGTGCTGTCCGTGCTCCAGACGAAGTAG
- a CDS encoding bestrophin family protein has product MIVRPRLSSIRLLFVVRGTILPRVLPHVLGIAALSALVVWAYQQGHLHLQVTSPAPLSLLGIALSIFLGFRNNACYDRWWEARKHWGALIIELRSFSHEAIALLGGAGARGLVRRNIAFAHALAAHLRGHDAREDLVRLLPEPEAARVLASQNRPNALLREHDRELAALLREKQLTDITWSELRTRVHGMMSVLSACERIRFTPLPFTYTVLLHRTAYLFCLLLPFGLAEALGWFTPVLAAMIAYTFFGLDRLSDELEEPFGTEPNDLSLLAMARTVEMNLQEALGEPQPEPLQPRDFILL; this is encoded by the coding sequence GTGATTGTCCGCCCCCGTCTCAGCTCGATTCGGCTCCTCTTCGTCGTGCGAGGAACCATCCTGCCGCGCGTCCTGCCCCATGTCCTGGGCATCGCGGCGCTCTCCGCGCTCGTCGTCTGGGCATATCAGCAAGGGCATCTGCACCTGCAGGTCACCTCGCCGGCGCCGCTGTCCTTGCTCGGCATCGCCCTCTCCATCTTCCTCGGGTTCCGGAACAACGCTTGCTACGACCGTTGGTGGGAGGCCCGGAAGCACTGGGGCGCGCTCATCATCGAGCTGCGGTCGTTCTCCCATGAAGCCATCGCGCTCCTGGGCGGCGCCGGCGCGCGAGGGCTGGTGCGGCGGAACATCGCCTTCGCCCATGCACTGGCCGCGCACCTGCGTGGACACGATGCCCGCGAGGACCTCGTCCGCCTCCTCCCGGAGCCAGAAGCCGCACGCGTCCTGGCCAGCCAGAACCGGCCCAATGCCCTGCTCCGCGAACATGACCGCGAGCTGGCCGCGCTGCTCCGGGAGAAGCAGCTCACCGACATCACCTGGAGCGAGCTGAGGACACGCGTCCACGGCATGATGAGCGTGCTCTCCGCGTGTGAGCGCATCCGCTTCACACCGCTGCCTTTCACGTACACGGTGCTGCTGCACCGCACCGCCTACCTGTTCTGCCTGCTGCTCCCCTTCGGCCTCGCGGAGGCGCTGGGCTGGTTCACGCCCGTGCTCGCCGCGATGATTGCCTACACCTTCTTCGGGCTCGACCGCTTGAGCGATGAGCTGGAGGAGCCTTTCGGGACGGAGCCCAACGACCTCTCCCTGCTGGCGATGGCGCGCACCGTGGAGATGAACCTGCAAGAAGCCCTGGGCGAACCCCAGCCCGAGCCCCTTCAGCCACGCGACTTCATCCTCCTGTAA
- a CDS encoding DUF378 domain-containing protein: MERVEADRTRGGLAKAMAVLAIIGAINWGLIGFFNWNLVNALFGGETRTAMSALSRLIYSIVGLSGVALALTFPWKKSLGATTTTTTTTPRTDMGFHRRTEVRP, from the coding sequence ATGGAACGAGTGGAAGCGGACCGAACCCGAGGAGGGCTCGCCAAGGCGATGGCCGTGCTGGCCATCATCGGCGCCATCAACTGGGGCCTGATTGGCTTCTTCAACTGGAACCTCGTGAACGCGCTGTTCGGTGGCGAGACCCGGACGGCGATGAGCGCGCTGAGCCGACTCATCTACTCCATCGTGGGTCTGTCGGGCGTCGCGCTGGCGCTCACCTTCCCGTGGAAGAAGAGCCTGGGAGCCACGACGACGACCACCACCACCACGCCGAGAACGGACATGGGGTTCCACCGCAGGACCGAAGTGCGTCCCTGA
- a CDS encoding glutathione S-transferase N-terminal domain-containing protein, with translation MRTLYGLSYSGWTEKARWALDHHRVAYRYHEHLPLLGEPLLRWRTPRGTRPAVPLLIDDGEAFPGSFTIARRAEELGQGEPLFSAADLPAIQRWEADSEQVLSAARARVVARLIQNPQAQAESLPAFLPSGSGRCWRPPRSWARASWPASTTRRVTRRSRFATPSSPRWSGCASHCEASRTCSATSATRTSRPH, from the coding sequence ATGCGCACACTCTACGGATTGAGCTACTCGGGTTGGACGGAGAAGGCCCGCTGGGCGTTGGACCACCACCGGGTGGCCTATCGCTACCACGAGCACCTGCCGCTCCTTGGCGAGCCGTTGCTGCGTTGGCGCACGCCCCGGGGCACGCGGCCCGCCGTGCCGCTGCTCATCGATGACGGCGAGGCCTTCCCCGGCTCGTTCACCATCGCGAGGCGCGCCGAGGAGCTGGGGCAGGGTGAGCCTCTCTTCTCCGCCGCGGACCTGCCCGCCATCCAGCGCTGGGAGGCTGACAGTGAGCAGGTGCTCTCCGCGGCGCGGGCCCGGGTGGTGGCGAGGCTGATTCAGAATCCCCAGGCCCAGGCGGAGAGCCTTCCCGCCTTCCTGCCCTCGGGCTCCGGCCGCTGCTGGCGCCCACCGCGAAGCTGGGCGCGCGCTTCGTGGCCCGCAAGCACCACGCGCCGGGTGACGCGGAGGTCGCGATTCGCGACACCGTCATCCCCGCGCTGGAGCGGCTGCGCGAGTCATTGCGAGGCCAGCCGTACCTGCTCGGCCACTTCAGCTACGCGGACATCACGGCCGCACTGA
- a CDS encoding rod shape-determining protein, producing MFDWLHTLFSRDLAIDLGTANTLIYIRGQGIVSNEPSVVAVQHDARGGKKVLAVGKEAKEMLGRTPGNIVAIRPMKDGVIADFEITAAMLRYFIQSAHNRKTLVNPRIIIGIPSGITEVERRAVREAAANAGAREVYLIEQPMAAAIGAGLPVTEPSGNMIVDIGGGTSDVAVISLAGIVFAKSVRIGGDKLDEAIIQYVKRKYNLLIGERTAELIKMGIGTAYPTDEVMTMEIKGRDLVAGVPRTLTVSSDEVRDALAEPVNGIVEAVKLTLERTPPELAGDIADRGIVLAGGGALLKNLDTLLREETGLPVFLAEDPLSAVVIGAGKALESLDILRQVCQPG from the coding sequence ATGTTTGACTGGCTTCACACCCTCTTCTCGCGTGACCTCGCCATCGACCTCGGCACGGCGAACACGCTCATCTACATCCGCGGCCAGGGCATCGTCTCCAACGAGCCCTCGGTGGTGGCCGTCCAGCATGACGCGCGCGGGGGCAAGAAGGTCCTCGCGGTGGGTAAGGAAGCCAAGGAGATGCTCGGGCGCACCCCGGGCAACATCGTGGCCATTCGCCCGATGAAGGACGGCGTCATCGCCGACTTCGAAATCACGGCGGCGATGCTGCGCTACTTCATCCAGAGCGCCCACAACCGCAAGACGCTGGTCAACCCGCGCATCATCATCGGCATCCCCTCCGGCATCACCGAGGTGGAGCGCCGCGCGGTGCGCGAGGCCGCGGCCAACGCCGGCGCCCGCGAGGTCTACCTCATCGAGCAGCCCATGGCGGCGGCCATTGGCGCGGGCCTCCCGGTGACGGAGCCCAGCGGCAACATGATTGTGGACATCGGCGGCGGCACCTCCGACGTCGCGGTCATCAGCCTCGCCGGCATCGTGTTCGCCAAGAGCGTGCGCATCGGCGGCGACAAGCTGGACGAAGCCATCATTCAGTACGTGAAGCGCAAGTACAACCTGCTCATCGGCGAGCGCACGGCGGAGCTCATCAAGATGGGCATCGGCACCGCGTACCCGACGGACGAGGTCATGACCATGGAGATCAAGGGTCGTGACCTGGTGGCCGGCGTGCCGCGCACGCTGACCGTGTCCAGCGACGAGGTCCGGGACGCGCTCGCCGAGCCCGTCAACGGCATCGTCGAAGCGGTGAAGCTGACGCTGGAGCGCACACCGCCCGAGCTCGCCGGTGACATCGCCGACCGCGGCATCGTGCTGGCCGGTGGCGGCGCGCTGCTGAAGAACCTGGACACCCTGCTGCGCGAGGAGACGGGCCTGCCCGTGTTCCTCGCCGAGGACCCGCTGTCCGCCGTCGTGATTGGCGCGGGCAAGGCGCTGGAGTCGCTCGACATCCTCCGGCAGGTCTGCCAGCCGGGCTGA
- a CDS encoding putative ABC transporter permease, translating to MLSRFLVYGCVGWVLEVMFTGTGAALKKDRNATARTYLWMHPIYGGTALALEEVSARLKPLPRPLRALAYTGLIFGAEYGTGWLLKRLLGRCPWDYAPHKWSVHGLIRLDYAPAWYLTALLFEPVRDTLLHVTSEALRQTPEYRDAEAQGTLPPAALPEEKPLEAGLVAARFEAAQGEPTPIP from the coding sequence GTGCTTTCAAGATTCCTCGTCTACGGGTGTGTCGGGTGGGTGCTCGAGGTGATGTTCACCGGCACGGGCGCCGCGCTGAAGAAGGACCGCAACGCCACGGCGCGCACCTACCTATGGATGCACCCCATCTACGGAGGAACGGCCCTGGCGCTGGAGGAGGTCTCCGCCCGGCTCAAGCCCCTGCCCCGGCCCCTGCGGGCCCTGGCCTACACGGGGCTCATCTTCGGCGCGGAGTACGGCACGGGCTGGTTGCTCAAACGCCTGCTCGGCCGCTGCCCGTGGGACTACGCGCCCCACAAGTGGAGCGTCCACGGCCTCATCCGCCTGGATTACGCCCCAGCCTGGTACCTTACCGCCCTGCTGTTCGAGCCCGTGCGTGACACCCTGCTCCACGTCACCAGCGAGGCCCTGCGTCAGACACCCGAGTACCGCGACGCCGAGGCCCAGGGGACGCTGCCCCCCGCCGCGCTGCCCGAGGAGAAGCCGCTGGAGGCGGGGCTCGTGGCCGCGCGCTTCGAGGCCGCGCAGGGCGAGCCGACGCCCATTCCCTGA
- a CDS encoding cation:proton antiporter, with product MHGAHEVLQAIAVVLCVAAVTTVLFQKLRQPVVLGYILAGLVVGPYLPIPLVANPEVVTTLSELGVILLMFSLGLEFSLRKLFAVGPTAGVTAVIQCSIMIWLGFVVGRAFGWTTVESLFTGALIAISSTTIIAKAFDEQNIRGRLRELVVGVLIVEDLIAVLLMATLTAVSSGSGLSLGELSITTGRLVAFLVGLVVVGLFIIPRAVRYVVKLNRPETTLVASVGICFAVALLAQAFGYSVALGAFLAGSLVAESGEEKVVEHLVQPVKDIFAAIFFVSVGMLINPELVREHWAAILVLTAVVIVGKILSVALGAFLTGNSTRTSVQAGMSLAQIGEFSFIIAGLGLSLKATGQFIYPVAVAVSAITTLTTPLLIRASGPVASYVDRKLPKPLQTFVTLYGTWVERLREAPRRQTFGAGVRRLARLLLLDAVLIIVLVIGTSLMAGRLAGIIEAQLGIDDQLSRYIIIGGAMLLSIPFLVGVVQVARRLGEELAEAALPGRKDGRVDLAAAPRRVLLATLQLCIILLVSVPIVAITQPFLRGAMGPVVVLALIGALCVTFWRGATNLHGHVRAGAQVIVEALAAQSHSREPGADEHALDHVSKVLPGLGEPVPVRLDASSPAAGKTLAEVNLRGLTGATVLAIRRGDSSVSVPSAQEVLQPGDVLALTGTHDAVEAAKSLLTGAPLPATVSEPSGVQV from the coding sequence ATGCATGGAGCCCACGAGGTCCTCCAAGCCATTGCCGTCGTCCTGTGCGTCGCGGCAGTGACGACGGTCCTCTTCCAGAAGCTTCGCCAGCCCGTGGTGCTGGGCTACATCCTGGCCGGCCTCGTGGTCGGCCCCTACCTGCCGATTCCGCTCGTCGCCAATCCGGAGGTGGTGACGACGCTCTCCGAGCTGGGCGTCATCCTCCTGATGTTCTCGCTGGGGTTGGAGTTCAGCCTCCGCAAGCTGTTCGCCGTGGGCCCCACGGCGGGTGTCACAGCCGTCATCCAGTGCAGCATCATGATCTGGCTGGGCTTCGTGGTGGGACGCGCCTTCGGGTGGACCACCGTGGAGAGCCTCTTCACGGGCGCGCTCATCGCCATCTCCAGCACCACCATCATCGCCAAGGCCTTCGACGAGCAGAACATCCGAGGCCGGCTGCGCGAGCTGGTGGTGGGCGTGCTCATCGTCGAGGACCTCATCGCCGTCCTCTTGATGGCGACGCTGACGGCCGTCTCCTCGGGCAGCGGCCTGTCGCTGGGCGAGCTGTCCATCACCACGGGCCGCCTGGTGGCGTTCCTGGTGGGCCTGGTGGTGGTGGGCCTGTTCATCATCCCGCGCGCGGTGCGCTACGTGGTGAAGCTCAACCGGCCGGAGACGACGCTGGTGGCCAGCGTGGGCATCTGCTTCGCGGTGGCGCTGCTGGCGCAGGCCTTCGGCTACTCGGTGGCGCTGGGCGCCTTCCTCGCGGGCTCGCTGGTGGCGGAGTCCGGCGAGGAGAAGGTGGTGGAGCACCTGGTGCAGCCGGTGAAGGACATCTTCGCCGCCATCTTCTTCGTGTCGGTGGGCATGCTCATCAACCCGGAGCTGGTGCGGGAGCACTGGGCGGCCATCCTGGTGCTCACGGCGGTGGTCATCGTCGGCAAGATTCTCAGCGTGGCGCTGGGCGCCTTCCTCACCGGCAACAGCACCCGCACCTCCGTGCAGGCCGGCATGAGCCTGGCGCAGATTGGTGAGTTCTCCTTCATCATCGCGGGCCTGGGCCTGTCGCTGAAGGCCACGGGGCAGTTCATCTACCCGGTGGCGGTGGCCGTCTCCGCCATCACGACGCTCACCACGCCGCTGTTGATTCGCGCCTCGGGGCCGGTGGCCAGCTACGTGGACCGCAAGCTGCCCAAGCCGCTGCAGACCTTCGTGACGTTGTACGGCACCTGGGTGGAGCGGCTGCGGGAGGCGCCTCGGCGCCAGACGTTCGGCGCGGGGGTTCGCCGGCTGGCGCGGCTGCTGCTCCTGGACGCGGTGCTCATCATCGTCCTGGTGATTGGCACGTCGCTGATGGCGGGCCGGCTCGCCGGCATCATCGAGGCGCAGCTCGGCATCGACGACCAGCTCTCGCGCTACATCATCATCGGCGGCGCGATGCTGCTCTCCATCCCGTTCCTGGTGGGCGTGGTGCAGGTGGCGCGCCGGCTGGGCGAGGAGCTGGCGGAAGCGGCGCTGCCCGGACGCAAGGACGGACGGGTGGACCTGGCGGCGGCGCCCCGGCGCGTGCTGCTGGCGACGCTGCAGTTGTGCATCATCCTGCTGGTGAGCGTGCCCATCGTGGCGATTACGCAGCCGTTCCTCCGCGGCGCCATGGGCCCGGTCGTCGTGCTGGCCCTGATTGGCGCGCTGTGCGTGACGTTCTGGCGGGGCGCCACCAACCTGCACGGCCACGTCCGCGCGGGCGCGCAGGTCATCGTGGAGGCGCTGGCGGCGCAGTCGCACTCGCGCGAGCCCGGCGCGGATGAGCACGCACTGGACCATGTCTCCAAGGTGCTGCCCGGTCTGGGTGAGCCCGTGCCCGTCCGGCTGGATGCGTCCAGTCCCGCCGCGGGCAAGACGCTGGCGGAGGTGAACCTGCGCGGCCTCACGGGCGCGACGGTGCTGGCCATCCGGCGAGGGGACTCCAGCGTGTCCGTGCCGTCCGCGCAGGAGGTTCTCCAGCCGGGGGACGTGCTGGCGCTGACGGGGACGCACGACGCGGTGGAGGCGGCGAAGAGCCTGCTCACGGGCGCGCCGTTGCCGGCGACGGTCTCCGAGCCCTCGGGCGTCCAGGTGTGA
- a CDS encoding glycosyltransferase family 2 protein, producing the protein MLVSLVIPVYNEIPTLAELLRRCIAVDFPKELVLIDDCSKDGSREFLRQLQEQGVDLLGGTPRNRNEVRVLFQEKNQGKGAALRRGFAEATGDIIIVQDADLEYDPRDIPQVIQPILDGDADVVFGSRFTGTPRRVLYYWHTVLNNLLTTLSNMTSGLNLTDMETCYKAFRAEVLRSVTVEEDRFGFEPEITAKVARGNWRVFEVPISYHGRTYEEGKKIGWKDGVRALYAIAKYSVKR; encoded by the coding sequence ATGCTCGTCTCACTCGTCATCCCCGTCTACAACGAGATTCCCACCCTCGCGGAGCTGCTGCGGCGCTGCATCGCCGTGGACTTCCCCAAGGAGCTCGTTCTCATCGACGACTGCTCGAAGGACGGCAGCCGCGAGTTCCTCCGCCAGCTCCAGGAGCAGGGGGTGGACCTGTTGGGCGGAACGCCGCGCAACCGCAACGAGGTGCGCGTGCTCTTCCAGGAGAAGAACCAGGGCAAGGGCGCGGCGCTGCGGCGGGGCTTCGCCGAGGCCACCGGCGACATCATCATCGTGCAGGACGCGGACCTGGAATACGACCCGCGTGACATCCCCCAGGTCATCCAGCCCATCCTGGACGGGGACGCGGACGTCGTCTTCGGCAGCCGCTTCACCGGCACGCCCCGGCGCGTCCTCTATTACTGGCACACCGTGCTGAACAACCTGCTCACCACGCTGTCCAACATGACGAGCGGCCTGAACCTCACCGACATGGAGACCTGCTACAAGGCCTTCCGCGCCGAGGTCCTGCGCTCCGTCACGGTGGAGGAGGACCGCTTCGGCTTCGAGCCCGAAATCACCGCCAAGGTGGCGCGCGGCAACTGGCGCGTCTTCGAGGTGCCCATCAGCTACCACGGGCGCACCTACGAAGAGGGCAAGAAGATTGGCTGGAAGGACGGCGTGCGCGCCCTCTACGCCATCGCCAAGTACAGCGTGAAGCGGTAG
- a CDS encoding pyridoxal phosphate-dependent decarboxylase family protein produces MTDFRARIAAAYDADAFRRESHRLMDMLADYLANASRAEGPVLPWAAPAVNVDRFAAAFPESPTGDFTDLIARVLSGSNHLHHPRYVGHQVTAPVPLAALCDAVSSLLNNGMAVYEMGPVSTAMERNVLRWMAARLGLPETTDGVLTSGGSLGNLTALLAARQAKAGYDAWNGGAHAGPPLTVLAPKTTHYSLARATRIMGWGEGGVTPVDVDDRFRLRPESLEAALEAATRAGRKVIAVVASAGSTATGAFDPLEPIADFCERHGLWLHVDGAHGASAVLSPAHRHLVRGIDRADSVTWDAHKGLLMPALVTAVLFRDGARSFESFSQEASYIFHGDTERPWSDIGLRTMECTKEMMALKVYACLAVLGTRLFSDAVTESYELTRRFAQRLAVATDFDVAVQPECNILCFRHTPAQVPPEDWDALQTRLRERLVTRGDFYLVQTRLPQGVYLRITVINPLTTDADLEALVDALRAAALR; encoded by the coding sequence ATGACGGACTTCCGAGCGCGAATCGCCGCCGCCTACGACGCTGACGCCTTCCGCCGGGAGTCCCACCGGCTGATGGACATGCTCGCGGACTACCTCGCGAACGCCTCACGCGCCGAAGGCCCCGTGCTCCCATGGGCCGCCCCCGCCGTGAATGTGGACCGCTTCGCCGCCGCCTTCCCGGAAAGCCCCACCGGCGACTTCACGGACCTCATCGCCCGCGTCCTCTCCGGCTCCAATCACCTGCACCACCCGCGCTACGTGGGCCACCAGGTGACGGCGCCCGTCCCACTGGCCGCGCTCTGTGACGCCGTGTCCTCCCTGCTCAACAACGGCATGGCCGTGTACGAGATGGGCCCCGTCTCCACCGCCATGGAGCGCAACGTCCTGCGCTGGATGGCCGCGCGGCTCGGCCTGCCGGAAACCACCGACGGCGTGCTCACCTCCGGCGGTTCCCTCGGCAACCTCACCGCCCTGCTCGCCGCGCGGCAGGCCAAGGCCGGCTACGACGCCTGGAACGGCGGCGCCCACGCAGGCCCACCGCTCACCGTGCTGGCGCCCAAGACGACGCACTACAGCCTCGCCCGCGCCACCCGCATCATGGGCTGGGGCGAAGGCGGCGTGACGCCCGTCGACGTGGACGACCGCTTCCGCCTGCGCCCCGAGTCACTCGAAGCCGCGCTCGAAGCCGCCACCCGCGCCGGCCGCAAGGTCATCGCCGTGGTGGCCAGCGCCGGCTCCACCGCCACCGGCGCGTTCGACCCGCTGGAGCCCATCGCCGACTTCTGCGAACGCCACGGCCTCTGGCTCCACGTCGACGGCGCACACGGAGCCTCCGCCGTGCTCAGCCCCGCCCACCGGCACCTCGTGCGCGGCATCGACCGGGCGGACTCCGTCACCTGGGACGCCCACAAGGGCCTGCTCATGCCCGCACTGGTGACGGCCGTCCTCTTCCGCGACGGCGCACGCTCCTTCGAGTCCTTCTCCCAGGAGGCCAGCTACATCTTCCACGGCGACACCGAGCGCCCCTGGAGCGACATCGGCCTGCGCACCATGGAGTGCACCAAGGAGATGATGGCCCTCAAGGTGTACGCCTGCCTCGCCGTGCTGGGCACGCGGCTCTTCTCGGACGCGGTGACGGAGTCCTACGAGCTGACGCGCCGCTTCGCCCAGCGGCTCGCCGTCGCCACCGACTTCGACGTCGCCGTGCAGCCCGAGTGCAACATCCTCTGCTTCCGCCACACGCCCGCCCAGGTGCCCCCGGAGGACTGGGACGCCCTCCAGACGCGGCTGCGGGAGCGGCTGGTGACGCGCGGAGATTTCTACCTGGTGCAGACGAGGCTGCCCCAAGGCGTGTATCTCCGCATCACCGTCATCAACCCCCTCACCACCGATGCGGACCTCGAGGCGCTCGTGGACGCGCTCCGAGCCGCGGCGCTCCGCTGA
- a CDS encoding SelT/SelW/SelH family protein encodes MADPKVTITYCTAUGYKPRAARAAVALKDELDVEAELLPGPSGSYEVAVNGKVVIRKASLAFPTDYEVVDAVAKVLGR; translated from the coding sequence ATGGCCGACCCGAAGGTGACGATTACCTACTGTACCGCGTGAGGCTACAAGCCTCGGGCCGCCCGTGCGGCGGTCGCATTGAAGGATGAGTTGGATGTCGAGGCGGAGCTGCTGCCGGGCCCTTCGGGAAGTTACGAGGTGGCCGTGAATGGCAAGGTGGTCATCCGGAAGGCCTCGCTCGCATTCCCCACGGACTACGAAGTGGTGGACGCGGTGGCGAAGGTGCTGGGGCGGTAG